A single genomic interval of Arthrobacter sp. NicSoilB8 harbors:
- a CDS encoding ankyrin repeat domain-containing protein, which produces MSGESPVSKPGASRPAVNDSAVSGSVSEAGPAPDEETLALAHALFDAAREGNSAVLGSYLAAGAPATLTTSSGDSLVMLAAYHGHAGTVRLILDHGGDANAANDRGQTPLAGAVFKGYTDVARELLDAGADPDAGTPSARAAAQMFARTDILDLLG; this is translated from the coding sequence ATGAGCGGCGAATCCCCCGTGAGCAAGCCGGGAGCGAGCCGGCCGGCGGTCAACGATTCAGCGGTCAGCGGGTCAGTCAGCGAGGCAGGCCCCGCGCCCGACGAGGAGACGCTGGCCCTGGCGCACGCGCTCTTCGATGCGGCCCGCGAGGGCAACTCGGCGGTGCTGGGCAGCTATCTCGCTGCCGGGGCTCCGGCCACGCTGACCACTTCCTCCGGCGACTCGCTCGTCATGCTGGCGGCCTACCACGGCCACGCCGGCACGGTACGGCTGATCCTGGACCACGGAGGCGACGCCAACGCGGCCAATGACCGCGGCCAGACGCCGCTGGCCGGCGCCGTCTTCAAGGGCTACACGGACGTCGCCCGCGAGCTGCTGGACGCCGGGGCCGACCCCGACGCCGGCACCCCCTCCGCCCGGGCCGCCGCACAGATGTTTGCCCGGACGGACATCCTGGACCTCCTCGGCTGA
- a CDS encoding glycine cleavage T C-terminal barrel domain-containing protein encodes MTIKSPLLSRPAAVEAGGADAGVAAHYGEPLREQRALAAGTAVVDLSNRGVVTVSGPDRLSWLNTLSSQQLTTLAAGQSTELLLLSVQGRIEFDARVVDDGETTWLIVEGAEAAPLAEWLTRMKFMLRVEVADVAADWAVLGTTKRIPEWSQFLVWEDPWPHVGAGGYSYAVVGEDAHPGLERPWFEYLVPAAELAATVGDRALAGSMAAEALRIAAWRPRWGAETDDKTIPHELDLLRTAVHLAKGCYKGQETIARVHNLGHPPRRLVFLQLDGSQHTLPATGSEVRAGDRKVGTVTSVAQHYEMGPVALAVIKRSVAPDETLTVVDGGEAYAAAQELIVAPDAGQVVGRQTGFLRGAR; translated from the coding sequence ATGACTATCAAGAGCCCCCTGTTGTCGCGCCCGGCCGCTGTTGAGGCCGGCGGTGCCGACGCCGGCGTCGCCGCCCACTACGGTGAGCCGCTACGGGAGCAGCGGGCGCTGGCCGCAGGCACCGCCGTCGTCGATCTCTCCAACCGCGGCGTTGTCACTGTCAGCGGGCCGGACCGCCTCTCCTGGCTCAACACCTTGTCCTCCCAGCAGCTCACCACCCTGGCCGCGGGCCAGTCCACCGAACTGCTGCTGCTCAGCGTCCAGGGCCGGATCGAATTCGACGCCCGGGTGGTGGACGACGGCGAAACCACCTGGCTGATCGTTGAAGGAGCCGAGGCCGCCCCGCTCGCCGAATGGCTGACCAGGATGAAGTTCATGCTCCGGGTCGAAGTCGCCGACGTCGCGGCGGACTGGGCCGTGCTGGGTACCACCAAGCGCATCCCGGAGTGGTCGCAGTTCCTCGTATGGGAGGACCCGTGGCCGCACGTGGGTGCGGGCGGCTATTCCTACGCTGTGGTGGGCGAGGACGCCCACCCCGGCCTGGAACGGCCGTGGTTCGAGTACCTCGTCCCCGCGGCTGAACTCGCCGCCACGGTGGGGGACCGCGCCCTCGCCGGCAGCATGGCCGCCGAGGCGCTGCGGATTGCCGCATGGCGCCCGCGGTGGGGCGCCGAAACGGACGACAAGACCATCCCGCACGAGCTCGACCTCCTCCGCACCGCCGTGCATCTGGCCAAGGGCTGCTACAAGGGCCAGGAGACGATCGCCCGCGTCCACAATCTGGGCCACCCGCCACGGCGGCTCGTGTTCCTCCAGCTCGACGGCTCCCAGCACACCCTGCCCGCGACCGGCAGCGAAGTGCGCGCCGGCGACCGCAAGGTGGGCACCGTGACCTCCGTTGCCCAGCACTACGAGATGGGCCCGGTGGCCCTGGCGGTCATCAAGCGCTCCGTGGCCCCGGATGAAACACTGACGGTTGTGGACGGCGGGGAGGCCTATGCTGCGGCCCAGGAACTCATCGTGGCCCCCGACGCCGGTCAGGTAGTGGGCCGCCAGACCGGATTCCTGCGGGGTGCCCGATGA
- a CDS encoding flavodoxin family protein yields MNDAVSSSDTGTAAGNTSYADLKAVYFNGTLKKSPDVSNTQGLIEVSRRIMEKQGVTTRVIRTVDHDIASGVYPDMREHGWATDEWPEIYPAVQEADIVVVAGPIWLGDNSSQTKKLIERLYAHSGQLNAKGQWAYYPKVGGCLITGNEDGIKHCAMNVLYSLQHIGFTIPPQADAGWIGPVGPGPSYLDEGSGGPESDFTNRNTTFMTWNMLHLARMLKDAGGIPAYGNLPDAWKAGTRFDFENPEYR; encoded by the coding sequence GTGAACGACGCAGTCAGCAGCAGCGACACTGGCACAGCCGCCGGCAACACCAGCTACGCAGACCTCAAAGCCGTGTACTTTAACGGCACCCTCAAGAAATCCCCGGATGTGTCCAACACCCAGGGCCTGATCGAGGTCAGCCGCAGAATCATGGAAAAGCAGGGCGTCACCACCCGCGTGATCCGCACCGTGGACCATGACATCGCCAGCGGCGTCTACCCCGACATGCGCGAACACGGCTGGGCCACCGACGAATGGCCGGAGATCTATCCGGCCGTCCAGGAAGCGGACATCGTCGTCGTCGCCGGACCCATCTGGCTGGGGGACAACTCCTCGCAGACCAAGAAGCTGATCGAGCGCCTCTACGCCCACTCCGGGCAGCTGAACGCGAAGGGCCAGTGGGCCTACTATCCGAAGGTGGGCGGCTGCCTCATCACCGGCAACGAGGACGGCATCAAGCACTGCGCCATGAACGTCCTGTACAGCCTCCAGCACATCGGCTTCACCATCCCGCCGCAGGCCGACGCCGGCTGGATCGGCCCCGTCGGGCCGGGACCGAGCTATCTGGACGAGGGATCCGGGGGCCCGGAGAGCGATTTCACCAACCGCAACACGACCTTCATGACCTGGAACATGCTGCACCTGGCCCGCATGCTCAAGGACGCCGGCGGCATCCCCGCCTATGGCAACCTCCCCGACGCCTGGAAAGCCGGCACCCGTTTCGACTTTGAAAATCCGGAATACCGCTAG
- a CDS encoding FABP family protein — MPIEIPTDLTPELVPLSWLIGEWEGRGRLGAGDEDSEHFLQHVSFTHNGLPYLQYRAESWLTDDEGTKLRPLTVETGFWALERKQREEDGGPGLIPADIVPVLKSADEVEALRNSDGGFDISVSIAHPGGISELYYGQIKGPQIQLSTDMVMRGSHSKEYTAATRIFGLVDGNLLWRWDVATGKDSASGGGLEAHASAILAKVS; from the coding sequence GTGCCGATTGAAATTCCTACTGATCTGACCCCCGAACTCGTTCCGCTGTCCTGGCTCATTGGTGAGTGGGAGGGCCGCGGCCGGCTGGGAGCCGGGGACGAGGACTCCGAGCACTTTTTGCAGCATGTCTCGTTCACGCACAACGGCCTGCCGTACCTGCAGTACCGCGCCGAGAGCTGGCTGACCGACGACGAGGGCACCAAGCTGCGCCCCCTGACGGTCGAGACCGGCTTCTGGGCGCTGGAACGCAAGCAGCGCGAGGAAGACGGCGGCCCCGGGCTGATCCCGGCGGACATCGTTCCCGTGCTCAAGAGCGCCGATGAGGTCGAGGCCCTGCGCAACAGCGACGGCGGCTTCGACATCTCGGTCTCCATCGCGCACCCCGGCGGCATCTCGGAGCTCTACTACGGCCAGATCAAGGGGCCCCAGATCCAGCTCAGCACCGACATGGTGATGCGCGGCAGCCACTCCAAGGAGTACACGGCGGCCACCCGGATCTTCGGGCTCGTGGACGGGAACCTGCTGTGGCGCTGGGACGTGGCCACCGGCAAGGATTCGGCATCCGGCGGCGGGCTGGAAGCCCATGCATCGGCCATCCTCGCCAAAGTAAGCTAA
- a CDS encoding permease, whose protein sequence is MKLWSVGIIGLAGLAAIVAGAYSSPGVLLAVAVLSAAGVGIGWPYFLGIPAKKTLAVLIGLPGVGSAVAATYLPAPGFLNWTPSFMAVGVMAIFVMQLIRGTGQAQRLESTLGSCAGVLLSCLGAGWIASSRFNGVREMLLVAAVSAAIALMAGLIRWPDRIVAPLGIVAAGLAGPLAGLVFSDIAVIPAALAGVVVGAVLMSFRRLVILSGEGLSILAAVAMGLGPVSAVGSLAYFIDKLLIY, encoded by the coding sequence GTGAAGCTATGGAGCGTCGGGATCATCGGCCTGGCCGGTCTCGCGGCCATTGTTGCCGGCGCCTATTCCTCGCCCGGGGTCCTCCTCGCCGTCGCGGTACTCAGCGCCGCCGGCGTCGGCATCGGCTGGCCCTATTTTCTCGGCATCCCCGCGAAGAAGACCCTGGCAGTCCTGATTGGCCTGCCCGGCGTGGGGTCGGCGGTGGCCGCGACCTATCTTCCGGCTCCAGGCTTCCTCAACTGGACGCCGTCGTTCATGGCGGTCGGGGTCATGGCCATTTTTGTCATGCAGCTCATCCGGGGTACCGGCCAGGCACAGCGGCTCGAATCCACACTGGGCTCGTGCGCGGGTGTCCTGCTCTCTTGCCTGGGCGCCGGCTGGATTGCGAGTTCGCGCTTCAACGGGGTCCGCGAGATGCTCCTCGTGGCGGCCGTCAGTGCTGCGATCGCCCTGATGGCCGGCCTGATCCGCTGGCCCGACAGGATTGTGGCGCCGTTGGGGATCGTTGCTGCCGGACTCGCCGGGCCGCTGGCCGGCCTGGTCTTCTCCGACATCGCCGTGATTCCTGCCGCCCTGGCCGGCGTTGTGGTGGGGGCGGTGCTGATGAGCTTCCGCCGCCTCGTCATCCTCAGCGGTGAGGGCCTGAGCATATTGGCGGCCGTGGCCATGGGGCTGGGCCCCGTGTCGGCGGTCGGTTCCCTCGCGTACTTCATAGACAAACTACTCATCTACTAG
- a CDS encoding response regulator transcription factor, which produces MSHILLLTNSTGTSVDVLPALELLNHRVHILPAEPTALLETDPCDIVLLDARKDLVGARSLTQLLKATGLSAPLMLILTEGGMAAVSSAWAVDDILLESAGPAEVEARIRLGVARAVPEQDDAPTEIRAAGVVIDEASYTARVNGAALNLTFKEFELLKYLAQHPGRVFTRQQLLTEVWGYDYYGGTRTVDVHVRRLRAKLGADHENLISTVRNVGYRLTLVRQPEDELTEA; this is translated from the coding sequence ATGTCGCACATCCTGCTATTGACGAACAGCACCGGAACATCCGTGGACGTCCTGCCTGCTCTCGAATTGTTGAACCACCGGGTCCATATTCTTCCGGCCGAGCCCACCGCGCTGCTCGAGACCGACCCCTGCGACATCGTCCTGCTCGACGCCCGCAAGGACCTGGTCGGCGCACGTTCCCTCACCCAGCTGCTCAAGGCCACCGGCCTCAGCGCCCCCCTGATGCTCATCCTCACCGAAGGCGGCATGGCTGCCGTCTCCTCGGCGTGGGCCGTGGACGACATCCTCCTGGAATCCGCCGGCCCGGCCGAGGTCGAGGCCCGGATCCGCCTCGGGGTCGCGCGCGCCGTTCCGGAGCAGGATGATGCCCCGACCGAAATCCGGGCCGCCGGCGTCGTGATTGACGAGGCCAGCTACACCGCACGGGTCAACGGGGCGGCGCTCAACCTGACCTTCAAGGAATTTGAACTTCTGAAGTACCTGGCCCAGCACCCCGGCCGGGTGTTCACCCGCCAGCAGCTGCTGACCGAGGTCTGGGGCTACGACTACTACGGCGGCACCCGCACCGTGGACGTCCACGTCCGGCGGCTCCGGGCCAAGCTGGGCGCCGACCACGAGAACCTGATCAGCACGGTCCGCAACGTCGGCTACCGCCTGACCCTGGTCCGCCAGCCCGAGGACGAGCTGACCGAGGCCTGA
- the mshD gene encoding mycothiol synthase: MSPAHPENWPVLAVKGTVDGALLHDVTALVAASQESDGNPPLSEQTLVTLRAADAGDHSVLALALYAPDEESDPATGQDLAGVAVVIEEPDGTGVLEVAVHPSYRNQGVGDRLVSELKNVRGFAGLNAWSHGNHEAAADLAARYGFGAVRELWKMRLMTAAAELPEITLPADVRLRAFVPGRDEDAWLAANKAAFAHHPEQGNMSRADLEARMAEPWFDPAGFLLAVDPADRILGFHWTKVHPRHGDHPAIGEVYVVGVTPEAQGSGLGKALTIAGIQHLRDLGLRAVMLYVDADNTPAVSLYRRLGFTRWDVDVMYAPLPQP; encoded by the coding sequence ATGAGCCCTGCGCACCCGGAAAACTGGCCCGTACTTGCCGTCAAAGGAACCGTGGACGGAGCGCTGCTGCACGACGTCACGGCCCTGGTCGCCGCGTCGCAGGAGTCCGACGGCAATCCGCCCCTGTCCGAACAGACCCTGGTCACGCTGCGCGCTGCCGACGCCGGCGACCACTCGGTGCTGGCCCTTGCCTTGTACGCCCCGGACGAAGAATCAGATCCGGCAACGGGGCAGGACCTGGCCGGCGTCGCCGTCGTGATCGAGGAGCCCGACGGCACGGGGGTCCTCGAGGTCGCCGTCCACCCCAGCTACCGCAACCAGGGCGTCGGCGACCGCCTGGTGAGCGAACTGAAGAACGTGCGCGGCTTCGCGGGCCTGAACGCCTGGTCCCACGGAAACCACGAGGCCGCGGCGGACCTCGCGGCCCGCTACGGCTTCGGCGCCGTCCGGGAACTATGGAAAATGCGGCTCATGACGGCAGCGGCGGAACTGCCGGAGATCACACTCCCGGCGGACGTGCGGCTCCGCGCCTTCGTGCCCGGCCGGGACGAGGACGCCTGGCTGGCCGCGAACAAGGCCGCCTTCGCCCACCACCCGGAGCAGGGCAACATGTCCCGCGCCGATCTCGAGGCCCGGATGGCCGAACCGTGGTTTGATCCGGCGGGCTTCCTCCTGGCCGTGGATCCGGCGGACCGGATCCTGGGATTCCACTGGACCAAGGTGCACCCGCGGCACGGCGACCACCCCGCGATCGGCGAGGTCTATGTGGTGGGCGTGACCCCGGAGGCCCAGGGCTCCGGACTGGGCAAGGCCCTGACCATCGCCGGCATCCAGCACTTGCGGGACCTCGGACTTCGCGCCGTCATGCTCTACGTCGACGCTGACAACACCCCGGCCGTCTCGCTCTACCGCCGGCTGGGTTTCACCCGCTGGGATGTCGACGTCATGTATGCGCCGCTCCCGCAGCCGTAA
- a CDS encoding RNA degradosome polyphosphate kinase, translated as MPRDIARTSTSEPATPEKGARPVRARFGSSEVPASRATQDRIDIPEFAPNLEPEGEISPDRFLDRELSWLAFNARVLELAEDPNLYLLERVSFLSIFASNLDEFFMVRVAGLKRRIATGLAVPSPAGLSPMQVLEQIGEEAHRLQQRHARVYAEQIRPALAYEHIHLMHWEELDSQAKDQLSAMFAEKVFPILTPLAVDPAHPFPYISGLSLNLAVVVRNPVSDKELFARVKVPDQLPRLISIDGARAGSVPGRVARFIALEEVIAVHLDQLFAGMEVLEHHTFRVTRNEDVEVEEDDAENLLQALEKELLRRRFGPPVRLEVTNDINPNIRALLIRELGVEESEVYSVPAPLDLRGLSVIAGIDRADLHYPKHVPHTSRYLNESETSKAANVFAAMRRRDILLHHPYDSFSTSVQAFLEQAAADPKVQAIKQTLYRTSGDSPIVDALIDAAEAGKQVLALVEIKARFDEQANISWARKLEQAGVHVVYGIVGLKTHCKLSLVVRQEVDGLRRYCHIGTGNYHPRTARYYEDLGLLTANEQVGEDLSKLFNQLSGYAPKSTFKRLLVAPRSVRSGLIDRIETEIKNARAGISARVQIKVNSMVDEAIIDSLYRASQAGVPVDVIVRGICSLRPGVPGLSENITVRSVLGRFLEHSRVFAFANGGDPVVFIGSADMMHRNLDRRVEALVQLTSGDDTSYVLDLLKRYMDPETASWHLDRQGEWTRHHLAEDGRNLDDVQSWLLASRSRQRSTSLR; from the coding sequence ATGCCACGGGATATTGCCCGGACATCCACGTCTGAACCCGCTACGCCGGAAAAGGGGGCGCGTCCGGTACGTGCCCGCTTTGGCTCCTCCGAAGTGCCGGCCTCACGTGCCACCCAGGACCGGATCGACATTCCGGAGTTCGCGCCGAATCTGGAACCTGAAGGCGAAATCAGCCCGGACCGGTTCCTGGACCGGGAGCTGAGCTGGCTTGCCTTCAACGCCCGGGTCCTGGAACTGGCCGAAGACCCCAACCTGTACCTGCTGGAGCGGGTCAGCTTCCTGTCCATCTTCGCCTCCAACCTGGACGAGTTCTTCATGGTCCGGGTGGCCGGGCTGAAGCGGCGGATCGCCACGGGTCTCGCGGTCCCCTCCCCCGCCGGGCTGAGCCCTATGCAGGTGCTGGAGCAGATCGGCGAGGAGGCCCACCGGCTGCAGCAGCGCCATGCCCGCGTCTACGCCGAACAGATCCGCCCGGCCCTGGCCTACGAGCACATCCACCTCATGCACTGGGAGGAGCTCGACTCCCAGGCCAAGGACCAGCTCAGCGCCATGTTCGCGGAGAAGGTCTTCCCGATCCTGACTCCGCTCGCGGTGGATCCGGCCCACCCGTTCCCCTACATTTCCGGGCTGTCCCTGAACCTGGCCGTGGTGGTCCGCAACCCGGTCAGCGACAAGGAGCTCTTCGCCCGCGTCAAGGTTCCTGACCAGCTCCCCCGCCTGATCTCCATCGACGGCGCCCGCGCCGGCTCCGTCCCCGGGCGCGTGGCGCGGTTCATCGCCCTCGAAGAAGTCATCGCCGTGCACCTGGACCAGCTGTTCGCCGGCATGGAGGTCCTGGAGCACCACACCTTCCGCGTGACCCGCAACGAGGACGTCGAGGTCGAAGAGGACGACGCCGAGAACCTGCTGCAGGCGCTGGAGAAGGAACTCCTGCGCCGCCGGTTCGGCCCTCCCGTCCGGCTCGAAGTCACCAATGACATCAACCCGAACATCCGGGCGCTGCTGATCCGCGAGCTCGGCGTCGAGGAATCCGAGGTCTACTCCGTGCCGGCACCGCTGGACCTGCGCGGGCTCTCGGTGATCGCCGGGATCGACCGGGCGGACCTGCACTACCCCAAGCACGTCCCGCACACCTCCCGGTACCTCAACGAATCGGAGACCTCCAAGGCGGCCAACGTCTTCGCCGCCATGCGGCGCCGGGACATCCTCCTGCACCACCCCTATGACTCCTTCTCCACCTCGGTCCAGGCATTCCTGGAACAGGCGGCCGCGGACCCGAAGGTCCAGGCCATCAAGCAGACCCTGTACCGCACGTCCGGGGACTCCCCGATTGTCGATGCGCTGATCGACGCCGCGGAGGCCGGCAAGCAGGTCCTGGCCCTCGTGGAGATCAAGGCCCGCTTCGACGAGCAGGCCAACATCTCGTGGGCCCGGAAACTGGAACAGGCCGGCGTCCACGTGGTGTACGGCATCGTAGGCCTCAAGACCCACTGCAAGCTCTCCCTCGTGGTCCGCCAGGAAGTGGACGGCCTGCGCCGCTACTGCCACATCGGCACCGGCAACTACCACCCGCGCACGGCCCGCTACTACGAGGACTTGGGCCTGCTCACGGCCAACGAGCAGGTGGGCGAAGACCTCTCGAAGCTGTTCAACCAGCTGTCCGGCTACGCGCCGAAATCCACCTTCAAGAGGCTGCTCGTGGCGCCGCGCTCGGTCCGGTCCGGGCTGATCGACAGGATCGAAACCGAGATCAAGAACGCCAGGGCCGGCATCTCCGCCCGGGTGCAGATCAAGGTCAATTCGATGGTGGACGAGGCCATCATCGATTCCCTGTACCGTGCCTCCCAGGCCGGGGTGCCCGTGGACGTCATTGTCCGCGGCATCTGCTCCCTGCGTCCCGGCGTTCCCGGACTGAGCGAGAACATCACGGTCCGTTCCGTGCTGGGCCGCTTCCTGGAGCACTCGCGCGTCTTCGCCTTCGCCAATGGCGGGGACCCGGTGGTCTTCATCGGCTCGGCCGACATGATGCACCGCAACCTGGACCGCCGGGTGGAGGCCCTTGTGCAGCTCACGAGCGGCGATGACACGAGCTATGTCCTGGACCTGCTCAAGCGCTACATGGACCCGGAAACCGCCAGCTGGCACCTGGACCGGCAGGGCGAATGGACCCGGCACCACCTCGCGGAGGACGGCCGGAACCTCGACGACGTTCAGTCCTGGCTGCTTGCTTCCCGCTCGCGTCAGCGCTCGACCAGCCTGCGGTAG
- a CDS encoding NUDIX hydrolase codes for MSSDALVADQADHPGEEVAVTAAGAIPWRLNSANKDQLEVLLIHRPRYDDWSWPKGKIDPGETIPECAVREVEEEIGLIAPLGIPLPSIHYHVPVGLKVVHYWAVDVDGAALLPDGKEVDSVMWCPPEKAARLLSNPGDIEPLQHLVNAHDRGELETWPLVIVRHAKAKPRSSWTKAEGDRPLAATGMRQAQSVGRLLHAWKPARIVSSPWLRCVATIAPYAKAADAKVKLNEALTEHRHGRSPHKTAAVVEALFDKQRAVALCTHRPALPTVLKQLAKHMNSRLRDLLPSSDPFLAPGEIIVCHVAHGSKNKVVAVERFRPFDD; via the coding sequence GTGAGCAGCGATGCCCTGGTTGCGGACCAGGCGGACCATCCCGGTGAAGAGGTTGCCGTCACGGCAGCCGGTGCCATTCCCTGGCGCCTCAATTCGGCAAACAAGGACCAGCTCGAGGTCTTGCTGATTCACCGCCCGCGGTACGACGACTGGTCCTGGCCGAAGGGCAAAATCGACCCCGGCGAGACCATCCCGGAGTGCGCCGTGCGCGAGGTGGAGGAGGAGATCGGGCTCATCGCTCCGCTCGGGATCCCTCTGCCGTCCATCCACTATCATGTGCCCGTCGGGCTGAAAGTGGTCCACTACTGGGCGGTCGACGTCGACGGCGCCGCACTGCTGCCGGACGGCAAGGAAGTCGACAGCGTCATGTGGTGCCCGCCCGAGAAGGCTGCCCGCCTCCTGAGCAACCCGGGCGACATTGAACCGCTGCAGCACTTGGTGAACGCCCACGACCGCGGGGAACTGGAGACCTGGCCGCTGGTGATCGTGCGCCATGCGAAGGCCAAGCCCCGCTCCTCGTGGACCAAGGCCGAGGGCGACCGGCCGCTGGCCGCCACCGGCATGCGGCAGGCCCAGTCGGTCGGGCGGCTCCTGCACGCGTGGAAGCCCGCACGGATCGTCTCAAGCCCGTGGCTGCGGTGCGTGGCCACCATCGCGCCGTACGCCAAGGCGGCCGATGCCAAAGTGAAGCTCAACGAGGCCCTCACCGAGCACCGGCACGGCCGCAGCCCGCACAAGACGGCCGCCGTCGTCGAGGCACTCTTCGACAAGCAGCGGGCCGTGGCCCTCTGCACGCACCGCCCGGCACTGCCGACCGTACTGAAGCAACTGGCCAAGCACATGAACTCCCGCCTCCGGGACCTGCTGCCGTCCTCGGACCCTTTCCTGGCGCCGGGCGAGATCATCGTGTGCCACGTGGCACATGGCAGCAAGAACAAGGTGGTGGCCGTGGAGCGGTTCAGGCCGTTCGACGACTGA
- a CDS encoding thymidylate synthase produces the protein MSIPTPYEDLLRDVLEHGTHKSDRTGTGTLSVFGRQLRFDLSKSFPLITTKRVHFKSVAVELLWFLRGDTNVKWMQDQGVTIWDEWADADGELGPVYGVQWRSWPTPDGGHIDQIAELIESLKSNPDSRRHIVSAWNVAELQDMALPPCHAFFQFYVADGKLSCQLYQRSADTFLGVPFNIASYALLTCMIAQQTGLEPGEFVWTGGDVHIYDNHMDQVLKQLAREPYDYPRLKITRKPDSIFDYTLEDFEVVGYQHHPTIKAPIAV, from the coding sequence GTGAGCATTCCTACGCCCTATGAAGACCTGCTGCGTGACGTCCTCGAGCACGGCACGCACAAATCGGACCGCACCGGAACCGGCACCCTCAGCGTATTTGGTCGTCAGCTCCGGTTTGACCTGAGCAAGAGCTTCCCGCTCATTACCACCAAACGGGTGCACTTCAAGTCCGTGGCCGTGGAGCTGCTCTGGTTCCTGCGCGGCGACACCAACGTCAAATGGATGCAGGACCAGGGCGTGACGATCTGGGACGAGTGGGCCGACGCCGACGGCGAGCTCGGTCCCGTTTACGGGGTCCAGTGGCGCTCCTGGCCCACGCCCGACGGCGGCCACATCGACCAGATCGCCGAACTCATCGAGAGCCTGAAGTCCAACCCGGACTCGCGCCGGCACATCGTCTCGGCCTGGAACGTCGCCGAGCTCCAGGACATGGCCCTGCCCCCGTGCCATGCGTTCTTCCAGTTCTACGTGGCCGACGGCAAGCTCTCCTGCCAGCTGTACCAGCGCTCGGCGGACACGTTCCTGGGCGTGCCGTTCAACATCGCGTCCTACGCCCTGCTGACCTGCATGATCGCGCAGCAGACCGGGCTGGAGCCGGGCGAATTCGTCTGGACCGGCGGGGACGTCCATATCTACGACAACCACATGGACCAGGTCCTCAAGCAGCTCGCCCGCGAGCCCTACGACTACCCCCGGCTGAAAATTACCCGCAAGCCGGACTCCATTTTCGACTACACCCTCGAGGACTTCGAAGTGGTCGGATACCAGCACCACCCGACGATTAAGGCCCCGATAGCCGTATGA
- a CDS encoding dihydrofolate reductase, with amino-acid sequence MSKENTAGVQPGDFTEQLRASTTGLGLVWAQTSTGVIGKAGTMPWHLPEDLKHFSSLTSGHPVIMGRKTWESFPDKYRPLPGRTNIVITRQKDWRDTPGAEGAVAVSSLDDALLESQFMPGHETVWIIGGGELFAQALDLADVAVVTTIDATAEGDTFAPELGYDWTASASLPANGWLTSANGTRYRMTLWRRTEAK; translated from the coding sequence ATGAGCAAAGAAAACACCGCGGGCGTGCAGCCCGGCGATTTCACCGAGCAACTCCGAGCGTCCACCACCGGCCTGGGGCTGGTGTGGGCCCAGACCAGCACCGGAGTCATCGGCAAGGCCGGCACCATGCCGTGGCACCTGCCCGAGGACCTGAAGCACTTCAGCAGCCTCACGTCCGGCCACCCGGTCATCATGGGGCGCAAGACCTGGGAGTCGTTCCCGGACAAGTACCGCCCGCTGCCCGGCCGGACGAACATCGTCATCACACGGCAGAAAGACTGGCGTGACACCCCGGGCGCGGAAGGCGCCGTCGCGGTCTCGTCCCTGGACGACGCCCTGCTCGAATCCCAGTTCATGCCGGGGCACGAGACCGTCTGGATCATCGGCGGCGGCGAGCTCTTTGCGCAGGCACTGGACCTGGCCGACGTCGCGGTCGTGACCACGATCGACGCGACCGCGGAAGGTGATACGTTCGCCCCCGAGCTCGGTTACGACTGGACCGCCTCCGCCAGCCTCCCGGCCAACGGGTGGCTGACCTCCGCCAACGGCACGCGGTACCGGATGACGCTGTGGCGCCGGACGGAGGCCAAGTAG
- a CDS encoding NF038396 family protein: MLRKPETLFVLGYMLLPLLALLSAIVGLTMILGGNKILGAIVLVVVTQVFTFGAVFALRRRKAALLEEPRTD, encoded by the coding sequence GTGCTCAGGAAGCCCGAGACACTCTTTGTCCTGGGGTACATGCTCCTGCCCCTGCTGGCGCTGCTCTCGGCCATCGTGGGACTGACCATGATCCTGGGCGGCAACAAGATCCTCGGGGCGATCGTGCTTGTGGTGGTGACCCAGGTCTTCACGTTCGGGGCGGTCTTTGCCCTGCGCCGGCGCAAGGCGGCACTGCTGGAAGAGCCGCGAACCGACTAA